CCGGCGGCGACAACCTGACCGCCACCTTCTCCCCCGCTCTGGTGGACGCGCAGATCTTCGTGCTCGACGTGGCCGGCGGCGGCGATGTCGCGCGCAAGGGTGGGCCGGGCATCGGCCGGGCCGACCTACTCGTCGTGAACAAGACCGACCTCGCGCCGTACGTGGGGGTGGACGTCCCGACGATGGTGGCCGACGCCCGCACCGCGCGGGACGACCGGCCGGTGCTCGCGCTGTCCCGCACCGACACCGAATCGGTTGCGGCACTGCGGCAGTGGGTGCTCGGTGTGCTAACCGCATATCGCGCGGGGCAGCATGTGCCGGTCGACCCGGGCCCGATGGCCCCACACTTCCACGCCGACGAGTCCGCACCCGGCGGCGGCTACACGCATACTCACGAAACCCACAGCCATGTCGGCGCGTCCGGGCATTCGCACGATTCGTGACCCCCGCCGAAACGCTGATCGCGGTCGACCGGGCCGAGCCACGCGCCGTCGTCGATCTGCGTGGTGGGACGCTGGTTCCCCGGCTGATCGACCGGACCCATCAGCACGTCCGGGTGGCGCTGGTGGCGGGCGGCGCACTGCTGCTGCCCGGCGATCGGGTACGTCTGCGGGTCCGGGTGGGTGCGGACTGCCACCTGGAGTTGGCGGACATCGGCGGCACTGTCGCCTACGGCTCTCCGGCGGGTGTGCCGGAAAGCGTCGCGGAATGGCGCACCGACATCGTCGTCGGCGCCGGCGGGTCGCTGGTCTGGCACGGGCTGCCGTTCGTCGTCGCCGATCGCGCGCACGTGCGGCGGACGACCACGCTCACCCTGTGCGGCGGCGACGCCACTGCCCTGGTCCGCGAGACGCTGGTGCTCGGCCGGACCGGCGAGTCGGGGGGCCGAATCGGCACCCGGACCTCGGTGACCCGTGCCGGAACACCCGTTCTCGTCGAACAGCTCGACGTAGCGGGCGCCGAGCCGACGCCCGGAATCCTCGGCACGGCCCGGGTGCTCGACACGGTCCTGGCGATGGGCTTCCCGATGGCGGCCGATCCAGCCGCAGCGGAGACGGTCGTGCTGGCACTCGACAGCAAGGACGCACTCGTCCGCTGGTCGGGTTCGGCAGCACACCACAGTCCCTTACCGAGGACGCGCACCTTCTGACCGCGCGCCGACGCCGTTCCCCGGGTGCGGCGCGGTGGGCGGATCCGGTCGGACCCCGCGGTAGATCCCCCGCCGCACGATGAGCGGCCACAGCAGCGTGTCGACCGACCACGACGGGAAACGAAACGACCGGCCCGCCGGCGCGAACACGTCCAAGCCGTCGGGTTGTGCGCCGAGCACCGATCCCCAGCGGTGCTCGGTCGGTCGATAGTTCCGCAGCCTGCGCCCGGCCAGGTGTGCCCGGACGTTGCGGGCCACCAATCGATCGGCGCGATTGCGTGCGGAGCTGCGCAACGGGTCGGTGGCCGCGACGTCGCCGACGGCGAATACCTCGGGCCGCCCGGGCACGCGAAGATCGGGCGCGACCCGGACGAACCCGTCCGGGTCGAGCAGCTCGGCCGGCAACCAGCCGGTATTCGGCGTCGCGCGGCCGATCGCCCAGACCACCGCGTCGGCGCGGACCGGTGACTGGCCGGTGGACCAGGCCACCGGTTCGCCGGTGATGCGATCGAGGTCGAAGCCGGCCGGCACGATCGCCCGATGCCCGGGGTGGATGCCGACCCCACGCTGCTCGAGCTTCCGCCGCACCGCGCGCCAGACCCGCGGATGGTGGGATCGCAACGCCGCATCACCGGGGAAGTAGAGATCGATCCGCTGCTCGGGCCACGCGAGCGCGCAGTTGCCGGCTACGCTCACCGCCGCCGCGCCCCCGCCGACGACGGCCACCGACCCGGCCGCGGCAAGCTGAGCGTGCGCGGCGCGCAACCCGGCGGCGACCTCGTCGGCGCGTTCCAGACCGGGACGGCGCCAGAATCCGTTACTCACACCGGTCGCGACGACGAGCGCGTCGTAATCCTCGGTCCGGCGCGGGCCGTCGGCCGCGTCGAGCAGCACGGTGCGAGCGTCGAGGTCGACTCCGGTCAGGGTGCCATGCACGATCCGCACCCGGTCCAGTCGACGGTAGCGACCGAACGGTACCCAATATCGCTCGGCCCACTCGTCCGGCCGGGCCAACCGGACACCCAGTTCTTGCCCGCTGACCAGTCCCGGCTTGGGCGAGATGCCGACCACATCCGCGTGTCGGGCGAGATGAATCGCGGTGAGCAGGCCGCTGTCCCCCAACCCGGCCACGATCACCCGGGACCGGCGGCCGGTCACCCGGCCACCCGGCGAGGCGGGCGGGGCACGAAGCGCGGAACCCGACCGATCACGTCGCGATACCCCGGCCGCCGTTCGAGACTGCGCTGCTCCATCATCGGGATGCTCGCGCCCTCGAACATCGCCAGCATCGCCGCCGCGCCGGCGAACAGCCACCACCGGTCGGCCGGCGCCGCCGCCACGCCGAACAGGGCCATCGAAACCCAGAAACCGAACTCGCCGAAATAGTTCGGATGCCGGGACCACGACCACAGGCCGCGATCCAGCACCTGGCCGGGCGCACGCCGACGGACGAACCGGTGCATCTGCTGGTCGGCGACGAACTCCAGCAGCACGGCGCCGAGCCCGACCACCGTCGCGACGATGTCGAGCCAGCCGATCCCGCGCGCACCGCCGTGCGAGACCACCACGTATGCGGGGACGGTCGCGAGGAACACCTGCAGGGTCGGGACCAGGTGGATCGCGACCAGGTCGACGGCCGCCTCGGCGCGCCCGGCCCGGCCCCTGAGCAACGGGTAGCGCCAATCCTCGTGCGCCAGGCCGGGCCAGGAATAGACCCAGTTGCCGGTCAGCCGTACCGCCCAGACCAGCATGACGCCGAGCATCAGCCAGCCCCGCGGATCGTCGGCGGGCAGGTCGCCGGACACCCACCAATAGATCGTGAGCGCGGGCGGCACGACGCTCCAGTAGGCGTCGTAGCAGCTGGAGTTCCGGTAGGCCCGACTGAACCCGAAGACCACCACGGTGCCGATCAGATCGGCGATCAGGGCGTCGAGCCACCGCCACTCGGTGTCGGGTCCGAACGCCAACCATGTCGCGGCGACACCGAAGGCCACGACATAGGCGACGGTGATGCGTGCCAGCGACGCCCGCTTGGACATGGAATGATCCTAGAACAAGTTCTAGTCGATCCCGCCGGCGTCGGGGCGAAGAACAGATCACCCGACCCCGATCCAGAGGTCTTGATCATTTCGGCTCCGGCCGAGCGAAGTGCAGCACTGAATCACCAGGTGCTACACTTCGATGATGCCGACCAGCCGCCCACGCCACGTGATCACGGAGACGGATCAGGTCGCCCGGGCGTTGGATGCCGCGGCGCGGCGGTGGCCGGACGATCGCGACCGGCGTGCCCGTTTGCTGTTGCGTCTGGTCGACGCCGGTCACCAGGCGTTGGCCGGTGCCGATGACGAACGGCGCGCGGCACGACTGGCAGCGATAAGCCGTACCCGCGGCTCGTTGACCGGGAGTTACGGCGCCGGCTACCTCGACGAGCTGCGCGCGGACCGGCCCGAATGATCGTGCTGGACGCGAGCGTGCTCATCGCCCACCTCGAGTCGGCTGATGTCCATCATGATCGGGCCACCGAACTCCTTGCCGATGCGGTCGAGGACCCGTGGGGCGCGAGCCCGATGACGCTGACCGAAGTCCTCGTCGGGCCGGCCCGGTCCGGCACTCTGAAGGCGGCTGAGGCGGCGATCGGCCTGCTCGAGATCGACGCTATCGACCTTCTCGACGATGCGCCCGTGCGCCTCGCTACCTTGCGTGCAACAACCCGACTCCGGTTGCCGGACTGCTGTGTTCTACTTGCCGCCATGACCACCGGAGCCGAGATGGCGACCTTCGACGATCGGCTTGCGGCCGCCGCAACCGAGCTCGGGTTGACCGTACGGAGCTGAGCCGACCCGTCAGGTCCGCAGCTCCGCCCCCAGCACCGCAGCCGCCGCGACCGCCGCATCCCGCGCCGAACTCGCGTCGTCCTCGGTGAGCGTGCGATCCGGCGCCCGGAACCGCATCGCGTAGGTGAGCGAGCGCCGACCTGCGCCGACCTGCTCGCCGGAGTACACGTCGAACAGGGCGATGTCGTCGAGCAGCGCCCCGGCACCGGACCGCAACGCCGCCTCCACCTCGGCGGCCGGCACGTCGGCCGGCACACTCACCGACAGGTCCTGCAGCACCGCCGGGTAGGTGGACACAACCGGGGCCGGCAACGTGCGGTCCAGCGGCAGCGCGTCCAGGTCCAGCTCGACCGCGCAGGTCCTCGCCGGCAGCCCGGCGCGTTCCAACACCGCCGGATGCAGCTCACCCGCGTGCCCGACGAGCACACCGTCGACCAGTAACTCCGCGCACCGGCCCGGATGCCACGGCAGATGTTGCGCGGCCCGACGGGTCAATCGCACCCCGGCCGCCGCGGCCACCGCATCGGCCGCGGCGAACGCGTCCGTCGCATCCGCGGCTCGGCCCGGCTCCCCCGGCCGGCGCGCCTCGCGCAACCCGGTCAGCACGATTCCGATGTGCGTCGGCTGGGCCGGTAACGACGCCACCAGCCGGGCGAGCTCCGCGTCGGTGGGTCGGCGGTCCACCGGCAGCGGCGGCACCGGGCCGGTGGTCGGTCCGGGTACCACGACCTGGGCAATCGCATAGATCGCCAGATCGCGACGACCGCGAGACACGTTGCGGGCGGTCACCTCCAGCAGGCCCGGCAGCAGTGTGGTGCCCAACGCCGGGCGCTCGGCGTCCAGCGGGTTCAGCACCGTCGCGACCTGCCGGCGCGGGTCGTCGGCGGCCAGGCCCCAGGTGTCGAACACGCTGGGCGCGATGAACTCCGGGGACGGCACCTCGACGTAACCGGCGTATGCGAGGGCCCGTCCGATCGCCCGGCGGCGCCGCTGCGCCGGGGTGAGCCCGCGGCCGGGCGGCGCAGCCGGCAGTACCGATGGGATCTGCTCCAGGCCCTCCAGTCGCAGGACTTCTTCGACCAGATCGGCCGGCTGCCTCAGGTCCGGTCGCCAACTCGGCGGGGTGACCAGCAGCTGGGCGTGACCGGCGTCGCTCACCGCGAACTCCAAGGTGCACCCGACCTGGGTGAGCCGACGCGCGGTGGTGCCGTTCGGATAGCCGACTCCGGCGACCCGGTCGGGCAGGTCGATGTCGAGCCGGATCGGCGGCGTCGGCGCGCGCTGCACCCGAACATCGGTCAACGTCGACTCGACCGTGCCGCCGGCAATCTCGGCCAACAGCGTCGCCGCCCGGTCCAGCGCAGCGACGTCGACCTCCGGGTCGACCTCCCGCTCGAACCGCTTGCTTGCCTCGGAGGTCAGCTTGTGCCGGCGGCCGGACCGGAACACCGCCAACGGATCCCAGGTCGCCGCCTCCAGCAACACGTCGGTGGTGTCCGGGCCGACCTCGGTGCTCGCCCCACCCATGATGCCGGCCAACGAGATCACCCCGGTGTCGTCGGCGATCACCACGTCCTCCGGGTCGAGCGTCCGCTCCACCTCGTCGAGGGTGCGCAGCGTCTCCCCCGACCGGGCCCGGCGGACCACCAGGTTGCCGTTCAGGTTGGCCGCGTCGAACGCATGCAGCGGCTGGCCGAACTCCAGCATCACGTAGTTGGTCACGTCCACCGCCGGTGAGATCGGCCGCATCCCGGCCAGCAGCAGCCGTCGTTGCAACCACCATGGGCTGACCGCGGCCGGATCGATCCCGACAACCCGTCGCAGCGCGAATCGGGTTGCCCCGGAATCCCGTTCCAGCCGTACCGGCCACGCCGACCGCTCGCTGCGGGGCAACCGGGGCACCGCCGGATCGACGAACTCCAGATCGAACCCGCAGGCCAACTCCCGGCACAGACCGCGAATGGAGAAGCAGTAACCGCGATCCGGGGTGATGTTCAGCTCGATCACCCCATCACCCAAGCCGAGTAGCGTGTTCGCGTCGTCGCCCGGGTCGGCCGAACCCGGCTCCAGCACCAGAATGCCGGAATGGTCGCGGCCGATACCCAATTCGGCCACCGAGCAGATCATTCCCTCCGACACCCGGCCGTAGGTGGTCCGGGCTGCGATCGCGAAATCGCCGGGCAACACCGCCCCGGGCAGTGCGATTACCACCAGGTCGCCGGCGACGAAATTCCGCGCCCCACAGACGATGCCGCGGAACTGCTGCTCGCCGGTGTCGACGTGGCAGTACCGGATCGGCTTCTTGAACTCGGTCAGCTCCTCGATATCGACCACCCGGCCGACCACCAGTCGGTCCGGCACCGGCGTCAGCTCGGTCAGCTCCTCGACCTCGAGACCCACCCGGACGAAACCGGCATCCAGCTCCGCCGGTGACACCGACCAGCCGGGATTCGCCCCGGCGAGGGTCTCGGTGAGCCACGACTGTGCTACCCGCACTTCGGTGATTCCTTCCCTACGCCCGCTCGGCCGGCAGTCAACAGCCGACCCCGAACGGCTCGGTGAACCGGACGTCGCCCTCGACGATGTCGCGCATGTCGGTGATCCCGTTGCGGAACTGCAGCGTTCGTTCCAGTCCCATCCCGAACGCAAACCCGGAGTGCACATCCGGGTCGATACCACAGGCGCGCAACACGTTCGGGTTCACCATGCCGCAACCGCCCCACTCCACCCAGCCGGCACCGCCCTTGCGCTGCGGGAACCAGACGTCGACCTCGGCCGACGGTTCGGTGAACGGGAAGTAGTTGGGCCGCATCCGAGTCCGCGAATCCGGCCCGAACAGCGCCCGGGCGAACGCATCCAACGTGCCACGCAGGTTTGCCATGGTCAGTCCCCGATCCACCGCCAGCCCCTCCACCTGGGAGAACACCGGGGTATGGGTGGCGTCGAGCTCGTCGGTGCGGAACGTGCGGCCCGGGCAGACCACGTAGATCGGTAGCTCTCGGGTCAGCATGGTGCGGATCTGCACCGGCGAGGTGTGCGTGCGCAGCACCTGCCGCGACCCCTCCGGCGCGATATGGAACGTGTCCTGCATGGTGCGCGCCGGATGGTCGGGCAGGAAATTCAGCGCGTCGAAATTGAAGTGTTCGGCCTCTACCTCGGGCCCCTCGGCGACCTCCCAGCCCATCCCGACGAAAACGTCGGCGATCTCCTCGGCGATCACCGTGATCGGATGCCGAGCGCCGCGCAACTGCCCCCGCACCGGCAGGGTGACATCGATCGTCTCGGCGATCAGCACGGCGGCGTCGCGCTCGGCCTCGAGTTCCGCCCGCCGGGCGTCGTAGGCCTGCGCGATCCGCGTTCGCGCCGCATTCACCCGCCGGCCGGCATCGGCCTTCTCCGCCTTGGGCAGGCCGCCGAGCGCGCGCCGAGCCAGCGCGACCGGCGCCTTGTCACCGAGGTGGCCGACCTTGGCCGGTGCCAGGCCGGCCAGATCGGGGGCGGCGGCGAACGCCCGCTCGGCTGCCGCCACGTCCGCGGCCAGCTGCGCGTCCGACAACGCCGGGTCGACCAGCTGCGTCTCGTCAGTCCCCACCGAACTCGCACTCCCGTCGTTCATTCACCCGGCCCGATTCCCCGAATACTAGGGGATCACTTTTGCCGCGTTCCCGCGCGTTTGCTTGCTTGCGCCCGGGCGGCGGCGTAGAGACAGATCGCGGCCGCAGCGGCGAGGTTGTAGCTCTCCGCTCGACCGCGGATCGGGAGCCGAATCCGGTGGTCGGCGCGGGCGATGACGGTGTCGGGCAGGCCGTGTGCTTCGTTGCCGAACAGCCAGGCGCTCGGGGCGGACAGCAGCTCGTCGGCGTCGTCCAGATCGGTCTCGCCGGCCGCGGCCGTGGCGAGCAATTGCAGACCGGTGCCGGCCGCGGCGTCCAGGGCGAGGTCGATGTCGCGCTCTCGGGCGATCGGCAGATGGAACACGCTGCCCGCTGAGGCGCGCACACACTTGCCGTTGTGCGGATCGACGCAATCTCCGGCGAAGACCACGCCGTGTGCGCCGACCGCATCCGCGATCCGGACGATGGTGCCAGCGTTGCCCGGGTCGGCAACCGCGACCGGAATCACGACCAACGGGCCGGCTGCCGCCTGAGCCGGCGGTACATCGAGGAGTCGACAGACGGCCACCAGACCCGGCGGCGTGACCGTCTCACCGAGTGCCCGGGCGGCCGCCTCGGTGATCTCGACGACCGGCACCCGTGCCGCCCGCGCTGCCGCAACCAGCTCGGCGTCGGCGTCGGCGGTGTGGAACAGCTCGGTGACCCGGCCCGCAGCCAGTGCGGCGCCGACCGCGTTGGGACCTTCGGCCAGAAACTCACCGGCCTTGCGCCGACCGGCCGATCGGTGCAGCTTGACCGCAGAAACGACCCGGGACGACCGCTGCGTGAGCGGGCTGAGCACGTCCCGCTCCGGCGTCCCGGGTCGCTGTGGCGTGCCGGTCAGGCAGCTTCCGTTTCAGCGGCGGCATCATCGTCGGCCGGGGCATTCACATCCGCCGGCAACGCGCGACGCGCGATCTCGACCAACCCGGTGAACGCAGCCGCATCGGACACTGCGAGCTCGGCAAGGATCTTGCGGTCGACCTCCACCCCGGCGATCTTGAGGCCCTGGATGAACCGGTTGTAGGTGATGTCGTTCGCCCGGGCGGCGGCGTTGATCCGGGTGATCCACAGCTTGCGGAAATCACCTTTGCGGGCCCGGCGGTCCCGATAGGCATAGTTCAGCGAATGCAGCTGCTGCTCTTTGGCCTTGCGGTAGAGCCGGGACCGCTGGCCCCGGTAGCCCTTGGAGGCTTCGAGGACGGAGCGGCGCTTCTTCTGGGCGTTGACGGAGCGCTTCACACGTGCCATCGGTCGAAATCCTTCTGGTCGGAAGCGGTGCAACGGCCGTGACGACCGGCCCGCTCGGGAGTCGGGGGACGAAGATCAGATGCCGAGCAGCCGGCGCACGCGCGGCACGTCGGCCGGGCTGACCGCCTCGGTGCCGTCCAGCCGGCGGGTGCGCCGGGTCGGCTTGTGCTCGAACAGGTGCCGCCGGTTCGCCTGCTGGCGGCGCAGCTTTCCGCTCCCGGTCACCTTGAACCGCTTCGCGGTGCCCTTGTGCGTCTTGTTCTTCGGCATGTCGTCTGCTGTCCGTTCTCGTGTGCTGGTGCGGGTGCTGCGGGGGTCAGCCGGGGGTACCGGCCGGGCCGGGCGACGGCGCCGCCGGTTCCCGGGAAGCCACCTGCGCGGCGCCTTGTTGCGCGCGGGCGCGCGTCTTCGCGCCCTTGTGCGGGGCCAGGACCATGGTCATATTGCGGCCGTCTTGCTTGGCCGAGGTCTCGACGAAGCCCAGATCGGCGACGTCGGCGGCCAGCCGCTGCAGCAGCCGGAAGCCGAGCTCCGGCCGGGACTGCTCGCGGCCGCGGAACATGATCGTCACCTTGACCTTCGACCCGGCTTCGAGGAACCGCACCACATTGCGCTTCTTGGTCTCGTAGTCGTGGTCGTCGATCTTCGGGCGGAGCTTCTGCTCCTTGATCACTGTCTGCTGTTGATTTTTGCGAGACTCGCGCGCCTTCTGCGCCGTTTCGTACTTGAACTTCCCGTAGTCCATGATCTTGCAGACCGGTGGGCGGGCGTCCGGAGCAACCTCGACGAGGTCGAGATCGGCTTCCAAGGCAACGCGGAGCGCATCCTCAACACGCACGATCCCAACCTGCTCACCGCCCGGTCCGATGAGCCGGACCTCGGGAACTCGGATGCGATCGTTGATGCGGGTCTCAGTGCTGATGGGGCCTCCTAGGTTCGGCTGTCGGGCGACAACCGGTGCAGCATGGGGTGAGCGCCACCAACAACGAGACCCCGCTGCGCCGTGTCAACCACACGGCGTGACGGGGTCCGATGCCGACCGGTCAGCACGCGCAACGCCGAAGCAGCTGCATACATTCCCGGCGGAGGCCGGGTGACCGGACCGTTGATCAGCAATCAAACCTCAGCTGCAACGGTGGGAGCGGACTCCACTTTGCTGCCCGCGACATCGTCACAGGCGGTCGTCGAGGACCAGACTAGCATTCGCGGCATGACCGACCCAGCGCTCCCGCCCGAGGATGTCCTGCCCGTTCGCGACCTGGCCGACATTCCCGCCGTGGAAGTGATCAGCCGCGCCGCCGTGCTGCTGATGAGTTCGGCGGCCGAGAAGCTGGGGCTGGCCGCCGCCGATCCGGATACCGCACCGCGTCGAGACCTGGACGAAGCGCGCCGGGTGATCACCGCCCTGGCCGGCCTGGTCACCGCATCGGCGGAGTACCTCGGCCCGCACGCCGGCCCGCTGCGCGACGGGGTGCGTTCGCTGCAGCACGCGTTCCGAGAAGCGTCGGCCTATCCGGACGAGCCGGGCAAAGGCCCCGGCGAGAAGTTCACCGGCCCGGTCCGCTGACCGCTCAGCGGAACGCGACCGCGGTATCCAGCAGGTCCCGGGTGCGTCGGTGCGCAGCGAGCAGCGTCCGGACCGGACCGAGAATCTGCGTCTGCACGCTCGCCTCGATCGCCG
Above is a genomic segment from Skermania piniformis containing:
- the pheS gene encoding phenylalanine--tRNA ligase subunit alpha translates to MNDGSASSVGTDETQLVDPALSDAQLAADVAAAERAFAAAPDLAGLAPAKVGHLGDKAPVALARRALGGLPKAEKADAGRRVNAARTRIAQAYDARRAELEAERDAAVLIAETIDVTLPVRGQLRGARHPITVIAEEIADVFVGMGWEVAEGPEVEAEHFNFDALNFLPDHPARTMQDTFHIAPEGSRQVLRTHTSPVQIRTMLTRELPIYVVCPGRTFRTDELDATHTPVFSQVEGLAVDRGLTMANLRGTLDAFARALFGPDSRTRMRPNYFPFTEPSAEVDVWFPQRKGGAGWVEWGGCGMVNPNVLRACGIDPDVHSGFAFGMGLERTLQFRNGITDMRDIVEGDVRFTEPFGVGC
- the ureG gene encoding urease accessory protein UreG: MPRRGQRRTPDPPEGCSVPDDSSTSDRALRLGVAGPVGTGKSSLIATICRALADEIRIGVITNDIYTDEDARFLRSEGVLDPDRIRAVETGACPHTAIRDDVTANLMAAEDLERDHTPLDLVVIESGGDNLTATFSPALVDAQIFVLDVAGGGDVARKGGPGIGRADLLVVNKTDLAPYVGVDVPTMVADARTARDDRPVLALSRTDTESVAALRQWVLGVLTAYRAGQHVPVDPGPMAPHFHADESAPGGGYTHTHETHSHVGASGHSHDS
- a CDS encoding DUF1295 domain-containing protein; amino-acid sequence: MSKRASLARITVAYVVAFGVAATWLAFGPDTEWRWLDALIADLIGTVVVFGFSRAYRNSSCYDAYWSVVPPALTIYWWVSGDLPADDPRGWLMLGVMLVWAVRLTGNWVYSWPGLAHEDWRYPLLRGRAGRAEAAVDLVAIHLVPTLQVFLATVPAYVVVSHGGARGIGWLDIVATVVGLGAVLLEFVADQQMHRFVRRRAPGQVLDRGLWSWSRHPNYFGEFGFWVSMALFGVAAAPADRWWLFAGAAAMLAMFEGASIPMMEQRSLERRPGYRDVIGRVPRFVPRPPRRVAG
- the pheT gene encoding phenylalanine--tRNA ligase subunit beta; the protein is MRVAQSWLTETLAGANPGWSVSPAELDAGFVRVGLEVEELTELTPVPDRLVVGRVVDIEELTEFKKPIRYCHVDTGEQQFRGIVCGARNFVAGDLVVIALPGAVLPGDFAIAARTTYGRVSEGMICSVAELGIGRDHSGILVLEPGSADPGDDANTLLGLGDGVIELNITPDRGYCFSIRGLCRELACGFDLEFVDPAVPRLPRSERSAWPVRLERDSGATRFALRRVVGIDPAAVSPWWLQRRLLLAGMRPISPAVDVTNYVMLEFGQPLHAFDAANLNGNLVVRRARSGETLRTLDEVERTLDPEDVVIADDTGVISLAGIMGGASTEVGPDTTDVLLEAATWDPLAVFRSGRRHKLTSEASKRFEREVDPEVDVAALDRAATLLAEIAGGTVESTLTDVRVQRAPTPPIRLDIDLPDRVAGVGYPNGTTARRLTQVGCTLEFAVSDAGHAQLLVTPPSWRPDLRQPADLVEEVLRLEGLEQIPSVLPAAPPGRGLTPAQRRRRAIGRALAYAGYVEVPSPEFIAPSVFDTWGLAADDPRRQVATVLNPLDAERPALGTTLLPGLLEVTARNVSRGRRDLAIYAIAQVVVPGPTTGPVPPLPVDRRPTDAELARLVASLPAQPTHIGIVLTGLREARRPGEPGRAADATDAFAAADAVAAAAGVRLTRRAAQHLPWHPGRCAELLVDGVLVGHAGELHPAVLERAGLPARTCAVELDLDALPLDRTLPAPVVSTYPAVLQDLSVSVPADVPAAEVEAALRSGAGALLDDIALFDVYSGEQVGAGRRSLTYAMRFRAPDRTLTEDDASSARDAAVAAAAVLGAELRT
- a CDS encoding TrmH family RNA methyltransferase yields the protein MLSPLTQRSSRVVSAVKLHRSAGRRKAGEFLAEGPNAVGAALAAGRVTELFHTADADAELVAAARAARVPVVEITEAAARALGETVTPPGLVAVCRLLDVPPAQAAAGPLVVIPVAVADPGNAGTIVRIADAVGAHGVVFAGDCVDPHNGKCVRASAGSVFHLPIARERDIDLALDAAAGTGLQLLATAAAGETDLDDADELLSAPSAWLFGNEAHGLPDTVIARADHRIRLPIRGRAESYNLAAAAAICLYAAARAQASKRAGTRQK
- a CDS encoding FAD-dependent oxidoreductase; the encoded protein is MTGRRSRVIVAGLGDSGLLTAIHLARHADVVGISPKPGLVSGQELGVRLARPDEWAERYWVPFGRYRRLDRVRIVHGTLTGVDLDARTVLLDAADGPRRTEDYDALVVATGVSNGFWRRPGLERADEVAAGLRAAHAQLAAAGSVAVVGGGAAAVSVAGNCALAWPEQRIDLYFPGDAALRSHHPRVWRAVRRKLEQRGVGIHPGHRAIVPAGFDLDRITGEPVAWSTGQSPVRADAVVWAIGRATPNTGWLPAELLDPDGFVRVAPDLRVPGRPEVFAVGDVAATDPLRSSARNRADRLVARNVRAHLAGRRLRNYRPTEHRWGSVLGAQPDGLDVFAPAGRSFRFPSWSVDTLLWPLIVRRGIYRGVRPDPPTAPHPGNGVGARSEGARPR
- a CDS encoding urease accessory protein UreD — protein: MTPAETLIAVDRAEPRAVVDLRGGTLVPRLIDRTHQHVRVALVAGGALLLPGDRVRLRVRVGADCHLELADIGGTVAYGSPAGVPESVAEWRTDIVVGAGGSLVWHGLPFVVADRAHVRRTTTLTLCGGDATALVRETLVLGRTGESGGRIGTRTSVTRAGTPVLVEQLDVAGAEPTPGILGTARVLDTVLAMGFPMAADPAAAETVVLALDSKDALVRWSGSAAHHSPLPRTRTF
- the infC gene encoding translation initiation factor IF-3, giving the protein MSTETRINDRIRVPEVRLIGPGGEQVGIVRVEDALRVALEADLDLVEVAPDARPPVCKIMDYGKFKYETAQKARESRKNQQQTVIKEQKLRPKIDDHDYETKKRNVVRFLEAGSKVKVTIMFRGREQSRPELGFRLLQRLAADVADLGFVETSAKQDGRNMTMVLAPHKGAKTRARAQQGAAQVASREPAAPSPGPAGTPG
- the rpmI gene encoding 50S ribosomal protein L35 — protein: MPKNKTHKGTAKRFKVTGSGKLRRQQANRRHLFEHKPTRRTRRLDGTEAVSPADVPRVRRLLGI
- a CDS encoding type II toxin-antitoxin system VapC family toxin; the encoded protein is MIVLDASVLIAHLESADVHHDRATELLADAVEDPWGASPMTLTEVLVGPARSGTLKAAEAAIGLLEIDAIDLLDDAPVRLATLRATTRLRLPDCCVLLAAMTTGAEMATFDDRLAAAATELGLTVRS
- a CDS encoding DUF1844 domain-containing protein, whose protein sequence is MTDPALPPEDVLPVRDLADIPAVEVISRAAVLLMSSAAEKLGLAAADPDTAPRRDLDEARRVITALAGLVTASAEYLGPHAGPLRDGVRSLQHAFREASAYPDEPGKGPGEKFTGPVR
- the rplT gene encoding 50S ribosomal protein L20, translating into MARVKRSVNAQKKRRSVLEASKGYRGQRSRLYRKAKEQQLHSLNYAYRDRRARKGDFRKLWITRINAAARANDITYNRFIQGLKIAGVEVDRKILAELAVSDAAAFTGLVEIARRALPADVNAPADDDAAAETEAA